From a region of the Methanobrevibacter thaueri genome:
- the dcd gene encoding dCTP deaminase: MAILSDKDIKKYLKEGKLTIDPLKDEKQIQPSSVDMRLGDEFKVFKVIRKPYIDPKDEEDIASYMESTVVEDGDAFIIHPNEFALATTLEYVKIPDDLVARVEGRSSMGRLGVTMHVTAGFIDPGFEGKITLEISNIGAMPVALYPGQRVCQIVFETMTSPSEVPYGHPDRKSKYMGQTRPESSRVKLDYELKK, translated from the coding sequence ATGGCAATTTTAAGTGATAAAGACATCAAAAAATATTTAAAAGAAGGTAAACTGACAATTGACCCTCTAAAAGATGAAAAACAGATACAACCGTCTTCTGTTGACATGAGATTGGGGGACGAATTTAAAGTGTTTAAAGTAATTAGAAAACCCTACATTGATCCGAAAGATGAGGAAGACATCGCATCTTACATGGAATCAACAGTCGTTGAAGATGGCGATGCGTTTATAATACACCCTAATGAATTCGCATTGGCCACCACATTGGAATATGTGAAAATACCTGACGACCTCGTTGCAAGAGTGGAAGGCCGTTCAAGTATGGGTCGTTTAGGTGTTACAATGCACGTTACAGCAGGTTTCATTGACCCTGGTTTTGAAGGAAAAATCACTTTGGAAATTTCCAACATCGGTGCAATGCCTGTTGCATTATATCCTGGTCAAAGAGTATGTCAAATCGTATTCGAAACAATGACCTCACCTTCTGAAGTGCCATATGGACACCCTGATAGAAAAAGTAAATACATGGGTCAGACTCGCCCTGAAAGCAGTAGAGTCAAATTAGATTACGAGCTAAAAAAATAA
- the glyS gene encoding glycine--tRNA ligase — MNHDKMSNISAKRGFLWPSFEIYSGVSGFTDYGPLGASLKNNIMQKWRKQYVSGEGFYEIEGPTVMPKEVLKASGHVDNFTDPMCKCEKCGEVFRADHIIEEVIGEDVESLENEELDQIVIDNNIVCPECGGKLSNIWNYNLMFKTSIGAKGDKVGYMRPETAQGIFILFKRLERFFRGKLPFGAVQLGKAYRNEISPRQGVIRLREFTQAEAEIFLNPKDKTHPKFSQIEDVVLRLNSQEVQENNLEPLEITAREALDKGIVANEMLIYQLYLARKFLTEIGIPEDVLRFRQHLAGEMAHYALDCWDVEVLTDKYGWVEIIGIADRGDYDLSSHSQFSNEELNVFVEYDEPKKVQKTIVKPNLSKFGPIFKGDSPKVKQAIEDADIDDIKAAIEADGKFTVELDKVYEVTEDLLIFEDVEEEITGEKIVPHVIEPSFGIDRITYSVLLHSFTETEGKDYFKFDKSVAPVQLGIFPLVNKEGPREIAQELTETLRMSGFTVEYDATGTIGKRYARADEIGVPLAITVDFDTLEDNQVTVRDRDTEAQERIPISDLNEYLEKYFK; from the coding sequence ATGAATCATGATAAAATGAGTAACATCAGTGCTAAAAGAGGATTTTTATGGCCTTCATTTGAAATATATTCTGGAGTATCCGGTTTTACAGATTACGGCCCTCTTGGAGCAAGTCTTAAAAACAACATCATGCAAAAATGGAGAAAGCAATACGTATCCGGTGAAGGATTCTATGAAATCGAAGGTCCAACAGTAATGCCTAAGGAAGTCCTAAAGGCATCCGGACACGTTGACAACTTTACCGATCCAATGTGCAAATGTGAAAAGTGCGGCGAGGTTTTCAGAGCGGACCATATCATTGAAGAGGTTATCGGAGAGGATGTGGAAAGCCTTGAAAACGAGGAGCTTGACCAAATCGTCATTGACAACAACATCGTATGTCCTGAATGTGGCGGCAAACTGTCAAACATCTGGAACTACAATTTGATGTTTAAAACCTCCATAGGTGCTAAAGGCGATAAGGTAGGTTATATGAGACCTGAAACCGCTCAAGGAATTTTCATTTTATTCAAACGTTTGGAAAGATTCTTCAGAGGAAAATTGCCATTTGGAGCTGTTCAACTCGGAAAAGCGTACAGAAACGAAATTTCACCAAGGCAAGGAGTAATCAGACTTCGTGAATTCACACAAGCAGAAGCAGAAATCTTTTTAAACCCAAAAGACAAGACTCATCCTAAGTTTTCACAAATCGAGGATGTCGTATTGCGCTTAAACTCACAGGAAGTTCAGGAAAATAATTTGGAACCTTTGGAAATCACAGCCCGTGAAGCTCTCGACAAAGGCATCGTGGCAAATGAAATGTTGATTTACCAATTATACTTAGCACGCAAGTTCCTGACTGAAATTGGCATTCCTGAAGATGTCTTAAGATTCAGACAACATTTGGCTGGAGAAATGGCCCATTATGCCCTCGACTGTTGGGACGTTGAAGTGCTCACCGACAAATACGGTTGGGTCGAGATTATCGGAATTGCAGATAGGGGAGACTATGACTTAAGCTCACACTCCCAGTTCAGTAATGAGGAGTTAAATGTCTTTGTTGAATATGACGAACCTAAAAAGGTTCAAAAGACAATTGTCAAACCTAACCTATCCAAATTCGGACCAATATTCAAGGGAGATTCTCCTAAAGTAAAACAGGCCATTGAAGATGCAGACATTGATGACATCAAGGCTGCGATAGAAGCTGACGGCAAATTCACAGTTGAATTGGATAAGGTTTACGAAGTGACTGAAGACCTGCTCATCTTTGAAGATGTTGAAGAGGAAATCACAGGTGAGAAAATCGTTCCTCACGTTATCGAACCGTCTTTCGGTATTGACCGTATTACCTACTCCGTATTATTGCATTCATTTACCGAAACCGAAGGAAAGGATTACTTCAAGTTCGACAAGTCAGTTGCTCCTGTACAGCTTGGAATATTCCCACTTGTCAACAAGGAAGGTCCTCGTGAAATCGCTCAGGAATTGACAGAGACCTTAAGAATGTCAGGATTCACTGTAGAATACGATGCCACAGGAACCATCGGTAAAAGATATGCCAGAGCAGATGAAATAGGTGTTCCTCTTGCAATAACCGTCGACTTTGATACCCTAGAGGACAATCAGGTCACAGTGAGAGACAGAGATACAGAAGCTCAGGAAAGAATTCCTATCTCTGATTTAAACGAATACCTTGAAAAATATTTTAAATGA
- a CDS encoding transcriptional regulator FilR1 domain-containing protein translates to MTRNKEHVEHYNTISKDIKFVSNSVIRLRILKELYEKPSNMKELTCVTDLSYSYVSSILSDLESRNMVCRKSNRFYLETSLKLQIENMIDFAILINLLEEIFNIVEGHVVDMLPNESIMEFHLLQDSVLMESDGINADMLDNVMEANLREADRACCILPVYSNILNGALNGLAENGNYVELRVSENLYGIYDENSKARYISAFKGRNNFLLIVTNRAMILGFFRDDGIFDKNRILISTGDDSLKWANNAFGYFKKN, encoded by the coding sequence TTGACAAGAAATAAAGAACATGTAGAACACTACAACACAATATCTAAGGATATAAAATTCGTATCCAACTCAGTAATTAGATTAAGAATATTGAAGGAGCTCTATGAAAAGCCAAGCAACATGAAGGAACTCACATGCGTAACCGATTTAAGTTACAGTTATGTGTCAAGCATATTGAGTGACCTGGAGTCAAGAAACATGGTTTGTCGCAAATCCAATAGGTTCTATCTGGAAACATCCCTGAAACTGCAGATAGAAAACATGATCGATTTTGCAATCCTGATAAACCTGCTCGAGGAAATCTTCAACATTGTTGAGGGTCATGTGGTTGACATGCTCCCAAATGAATCCATAATGGAATTCCATCTCCTTCAGGATTCCGTCTTGATGGAATCAGATGGAATAAATGCCGACATGCTGGACAACGTGATGGAAGCCAATTTAAGGGAAGCTGATCGGGCCTGCTGCATTCTTCCGGTGTATTCGAATATATTGAATGGTGCATTAAATGGCTTGGCAGAAAATGGAAACTATGTTGAGCTTAGGGTTTCTGAAAACTTATACGGAATTTATGATGAAAATTCCAAGGCAAGATATATCTCTGCTTTCAAGGGCAGAAACAATTTCCTGCTGATTGTCACAAACAGGGCTATGATTCTCGGATTCTTCAGGGATGATGGCATTTTTGATAAAAACAGAATATTGATTTCTACTGGTGACGATTCCCTGAAATGGGCGAATAATGCATTCGGTTATTTTAAAAAAAATTAG
- a CDS encoding TatD family hydrolase, producing the protein MIDTHMHADARSGEDFGEMFNAGIDTAITCSYYPYRIPHEMILLNHLNRILELDTKRAREHGLDLKVALGIHPTNSNINPEEIFKQLYQWIDSNQIIAIGEIGLEDLTDAEISVFKRQLDIASETDSKVIIHTPRKNKKEVLDVILDILPQHLDESQAVIDHINPNVVCDVIDTDCMLGLTVQPQKMDKFEAISILDEYGFDKFLLNSDISNKPSDPLSVPKTVNELKNQGYENSEIEKVASINAQKFFNL; encoded by the coding sequence ATGATTGACACTCATATGCATGCTGATGCAAGAAGCGGAGAAGACTTTGGAGAAATGTTTAATGCAGGAATAGACACTGCAATAACCTGTAGCTACTATCCATACAGGATACCTCACGAAATGATACTGTTAAACCATCTCAACAGGATTTTGGAGCTGGACACTAAAAGGGCCAGGGAGCATGGCCTTGACCTGAAGGTCGCATTGGGAATCCACCCTACCAATTCAAACATCAATCCTGAAGAGATATTTAAGCAGCTCTACCAATGGATAGACTCAAATCAGATTATAGCCATTGGAGAAATAGGGCTTGAGGATTTAACCGATGCCGAGATAAGCGTCTTTAAAAGACAGCTGGACATTGCATCAGAGACAGACTCCAAGGTTATAATTCATACTCCAAGAAAGAACAAGAAGGAAGTTCTTGATGTCATTCTGGACATTCTCCCACAGCATCTCGATGAGAGTCAAGCTGTGATTGACCACATCAATCCAAATGTCGTGTGCGATGTCATTGACACCGATTGCATGTTGGGTTTGACCGTACAGCCCCAAAAAATGGACAAGTTTGAAGCAATTTCCATTTTGGATGAGTACGGCTTTGACAAGTTTCTTTTGAACAGTGACATAAGCAACAAGCCGTCAGATCCTCTTTCAGTGCCGAAAACAGTAAATGAACTGAAAAATCAGGGTTATGAAAACAGTGAAATAGAAAAAGTGGCATCCATAAATGCTCAAAAATTCTTTAACTTGTAG
- a CDS encoding TDT family transporter, producing the protein MNIVKKLPLPASGLILALFSLGNLVQDIHPYLRYLFGGIGGIFLILILLKVIFYPKSIRQDFENPIILSSCGTFSMALMILSTYLKAFMPILSYGVWIIGVVLHILLMIYFTYRFVIREFDINTVYPTWWIVYVGITMAAITANVHGIHEADFTFFIIGFISMLVTTPVIFYRYIRYPNKTDMNKPLICIFTALFSILIVGYLNSAESISNEFLMILYTFACIFYIFSLYKFIDYRNIDFYPSFAAFTFPFVISALATKGVVKNFAPNILLDNILTVETVIAVLLVAYVVMRYAKFLKNS; encoded by the coding sequence ATGAATATTGTAAAAAAATTGCCCCTGCCGGCTTCAGGATTGATTCTTGCATTATTTTCACTGGGAAATCTGGTCCAGGACATTCATCCCTATTTGAGATACCTCTTTGGAGGCATCGGAGGCATATTCTTGATCCTAATTCTCTTAAAGGTGATTTTTTATCCGAAAAGCATTAGGCAAGACTTTGAAAATCCCATCATACTGAGCAGTTGCGGCACATTTTCCATGGCATTGATGATTCTATCTACATATCTTAAAGCATTTATGCCTATCTTATCATATGGTGTGTGGATTATTGGAGTTGTCCTCCATATTCTGCTAATGATTTACTTCACCTATCGTTTCGTCATACGTGAATTCGATATAAATACAGTCTATCCAACTTGGTGGATTGTCTATGTTGGAATCACAATGGCAGCAATAACCGCAAACGTTCATGGCATCCATGAGGCGGATTTCACATTCTTCATCATCGGATTCATATCAATGCTTGTGACCACACCGGTAATCTTTTACAGATATATCCGATATCCAAATAAAACAGACATGAACAAGCCATTAATCTGCATTTTCACAGCATTGTTCAGCATACTGATTGTGGGTTATCTGAATTCTGCCGAAAGCATATCAAATGAATTCCTAATGATACTGTACACATTTGCGTGCATATTCTACATATTTTCATTATATAAATTCATAGATTACAGAAACATTGATTTTTACCCTAGTTTTGCGGCATTCACATTTCCATTTGTTATCAGCGCCCTTGCAACAAAGGGAGTTGTTAAAAATTTTGCCCCCAATATCCTGCTAGACAACATTTTAACTGTGGAAACGGTTATAGCAGTGCTTCTGGTGGCCTATGTGGTGATGAGATATGCTAAATTTTTAAAAAATAGTTAA
- a CDS encoding cell division protein SepF translates to MSFTDTLKKSLGFEETEDNKNKPKNEFSIFLDDIRDALKPKGNPNNKQQYRQEPQKQYGQTPRPTPTPSPKPKARPTPVYDEYEVIIPDQSYYEIILIRPKTIDDINYVVDQVIEEQNPVILDLSFLEKESAPNYKLATDKIKQMRSKFGAQALLLSRTEDKNLIIISPRKVKVLNKG, encoded by the coding sequence ATGAGTTTTACTGACACACTAAAAAAGAGCTTAGGCTTTGAGGAAACAGAAGATAACAAGAACAAACCGAAAAATGAATTTTCCATTTTTCTGGATGATATTCGTGACGCTTTAAAGCCTAAAGGAAATCCAAACAATAAACAACAGTACAGACAGGAACCTCAAAAGCAATATGGACAAACTCCTAGACCTACTCCTACTCCTAGTCCGAAACCTAAAGCAAGGCCAACTCCGGTGTATGATGAGTATGAGGTCATTATTCCAGACCAATCCTATTATGAGATTATTCTAATAAGACCTAAGACAATCGATGACATCAATTATGTTGTCGACCAGGTTATTGAGGAGCAAAATCCTGTTATTTTAGACTTATCATTCTTGGAAAAAGAAAGCGCTCCCAACTATAAGTTGGCAACAGACAAGATCAAACAAATGAGGTCAAAATTTGGTGCGCAGGCGTTGCTGCTTTCACGTACCGAGGATAAGAATCTGATTATCATTTCTCCTAGAAAAGTGAAAGTTTTAAATAAAGGATAA
- a CDS encoding DUF1611 domain-containing protein: MYSVKSVKDIQDLNPFIVVGCGGGGEKFSNLDGIEAVGFIDDDVKKQGTAYCGQIISGSLDECLENAPEAKSLVIMLPIGAEGTALKYAVQAIDKGLNVVTSFRSLSIEENLSLKKFADSKNVVIKEISPRLDVVEKIAGVAPEKSCEVLPKISYKPKAPVIFVGGTSQECGKRTTTKMLGLASSERGMNPAIISTDEMGLEEPTDFNFRAGSLSAMDVPSAVLSAIKYIEETKKPDIIFIEGQSSLTEKGNPHPRGLSAAILIGASPDAVIVGHRPNHPYREPRGIEEEIKAIEAVEPTKVVGLSVNLKNADLDLCPEYFESTFGLPAEDVYNNGASKLLDAILEYLEG, encoded by the coding sequence TTGTATTCAGTAAAATCAGTTAAAGACATTCAGGATTTAAATCCTTTCATTGTAGTAGGTTGCGGAGGTGGAGGAGAAAAATTCTCCAATCTCGACGGAATAGAGGCCGTAGGTTTCATTGACGATGACGTCAAAAAACAGGGAACAGCTTATTGTGGTCAAATCATATCAGGCAGTCTTGATGAATGCCTGGAAAATGCGCCAGAGGCCAAATCCTTGGTTATAATGTTGCCTATAGGTGCAGAAGGCACAGCCTTAAAGTATGCCGTTCAAGCAATCGATAAGGGATTGAATGTTGTCACTTCATTCAGATCATTATCTATTGAAGAGAACTTGTCTTTAAAGAAATTTGCTGATTCAAAAAATGTTGTTATCAAAGAGATTAGTCCAAGATTGGATGTTGTTGAAAAAATAGCTGGTGTAGCCCCTGAAAAATCATGTGAAGTTTTACCTAAGATATCTTATAAACCAAAAGCACCAGTAATTTTTGTTGGAGGAACATCCCAGGAATGTGGAAAGAGGACAACCACAAAAATGCTTGGTTTGGCAAGTTCCGAAAGGGGAATGAATCCTGCAATCATATCAACTGATGAAATGGGTTTAGAAGAACCAACTGATTTTAACTTTAGAGCAGGAAGCCTATCCGCAATGGATGTGCCTTCCGCCGTTTTATCCGCTATCAAATATATTGAGGAAACCAAGAAACCTGACATTATTTTCATTGAAGGACAATCCAGTTTGACTGAAAAGGGAAACCCTCATCCAAGAGGATTGTCAGCAGCCATATTGATAGGTGCTTCTCCTGATGCAGTCATTGTTGGACACAGACCAAATCACCCATACAGGGAACCTAGAGGCATCGAAGAGGAAATAAAAGCTATTGAAGCTGTAGAACCGACCAAAGTTGTCGGTCTTTCCGTCAACCTTAAGAATGCTGATCTGGACTTATGCCCTGAATATTTCGAATCCACTTTCGGTTTACCAGCTGAAGACGTTTACAATAATGGGGCTTCTAAATTACTAGATGCAATCCTTGAATACTTAGAGGGGTAA
- a CDS encoding 3H domain-containing protein, protein MRKPYVILIGSASGIGKSTIAAELARSLNIKHLIESDFIRAVVRGIIGKEYAPALHSSSYDAYKHIRNKNRFRSYDELVSAGFDEHASYVVPALEKIIQRAITDYDDIILEGVHLVPGLINTEQFEEDANIYFFILSSDEESHKERFVKRAVEIHRGGKQLDFFKENRIIHDHLLSEAEEHGAAVIKSETIEKTLDKILSHIHNSSMNIKLINSVDELSDVIKIIINDNNGSVEKITYNIKGFKEPLVRTVHVNDNESAKRFIDNVTNDPSKKEYLTELYNLSEYRDTTISASSEEKLNKILKELTDKGYVLNE, encoded by the coding sequence ATGAGAAAACCTTATGTGATACTTATTGGAAGCGCATCCGGGATTGGAAAATCCACCATTGCCGCTGAACTTGCACGTTCATTGAACATTAAGCATTTGATTGAAAGTGACTTCATTAGGGCAGTGGTAAGAGGCATAATAGGTAAGGAATATGCTCCTGCACTGCACAGCTCATCCTATGACGCCTACAAGCACATAAGAAACAAGAATCGATTCCGCAGTTATGACGAATTGGTGTCAGCAGGTTTCGATGAGCATGCATCCTACGTCGTTCCCGCACTTGAGAAAATTATTCAACGGGCAATCACAGATTATGACGACATAATCCTTGAGGGAGTTCACCTGGTTCCCGGACTCATCAATACCGAACAGTTCGAGGAGGACGCCAACATCTACTTCTTCATCCTAAGCTCCGATGAGGAATCCCACAAGGAACGTTTCGTGAAAAGAGCCGTTGAAATCCATCGTGGAGGAAAGCAGCTGGATTTCTTTAAGGAAAACCGAATCATACACGATCATCTGCTGAGCGAAGCTGAAGAGCATGGCGCTGCCGTAATCAAGTCAGAGACAATTGAAAAAACCCTTGATAAAATCTTGTCACATATACACAACTCCTCCATGAACATAAAACTGATAAACAGCGTTGATGAGCTGTCCGATGTCATAAAGATAATAATAAATGACAACAACGGAAGTGTGGAAAAGATTACCTACAACATAAAAGGATTCAAGGAGCCATTGGTTAGAACCGTTCATGTAAACGATAATGAATCCGCAAAAAGGTTTATTGACAATGTCACAAACGACCCGAGCAAAAAGGAATACCTCACTGAACTGTACAATCTCTCAGAGTACAGGGACACTACAATAAGCGCTTCCAGCGAAGAGAAATTGAATAAGATATTGAAAGAATTGACTGATAAAGGATATGTTTTAAATGAATGA
- a CDS encoding ZPR1 zinc finger domain-containing protein: protein MNDETINEMIIKCPACGIEGVAKSIMKELEIPHFGQVMETTLQCPACGFKHSDILALEHKDPAKYVLEINKNTLSVRVVRSQSATVIIPEAGIKVEPGPKSEGYVTNVEGVLTRFESAVIRALKLFDDDESQKNAKSTLKFVQELKKGNGTATLIILDPFGQSSIVSDSAEVSEIPEDELHGLKTGFSIIED, encoded by the coding sequence ATGAATGATGAAACTATTAATGAAATGATTATCAAATGCCCTGCATGCGGTATCGAAGGAGTTGCAAAATCCATAATGAAGGAACTGGAGATTCCTCATTTTGGTCAGGTAATGGAAACAACCCTGCAGTGCCCAGCATGCGGATTCAAGCACTCAGATATACTTGCCCTGGAGCACAAAGACCCTGCAAAATATGTTTTGGAAATAAACAAGAACACATTGTCCGTGAGGGTTGTCCGCTCACAGTCCGCAACAGTTATTATTCCTGAGGCAGGAATCAAGGTGGAGCCAGGTCCAAAATCAGAAGGATACGTTACCAATGTTGAAGGGGTCCTGACCCGTTTTGAAAGTGCAGTCATAAGAGCATTGAAACTCTTTGACGATGACGAGTCACAGAAAAACGCAAAAAGCACCCTTAAGTTTGTTCAGGAACTCAAAAAAGGAAACGGCACAGCAACTTTGATTATATTGGATCCATTTGGACAAAGCAGCATCGTCAGCGACAGCGCCGAAGTTTCTGAAATTCCGGAAGACGAACTGCACGGATTAAAAACAGGTTTCAGCATTATTGAAGATTAA